A genomic stretch from Leptospira selangorensis includes:
- a CDS encoding DJ-1 family glyoxalase III, whose translation MPKVLVPFADGMEEMEAVIIVDVLRRAGIEVVSAGISTNSITASRGVKLVSDSLLSEIDPSSFDMIVLPGGNQGTKNLNASPLVSEILKNFKKEDRWIGAICAAPNVLLSHNILQNQKFTAFPGSVPTDEKYTGNRLELSDKILTSIGPGSAFEFSLKIVELLSGLEKRKEVEKNLHLPL comes from the coding sequence ATGCCCAAGGTGCTTGTTCCTTTTGCGGATGGAATGGAAGAAATGGAAGCAGTCATTATAGTGGATGTGCTTCGAAGAGCAGGGATAGAAGTAGTTTCTGCGGGAATTTCCACAAATTCTATTACGGCTTCCAGAGGGGTCAAATTAGTCTCAGATTCACTTTTGTCAGAAATCGATCCTTCTTCTTTTGATATGATCGTTCTACCTGGCGGAAACCAAGGCACCAAAAATCTAAATGCAAGTCCCTTAGTTTCAGAAATATTAAAAAACTTTAAAAAAGAGGACAGATGGATTGGTGCAATCTGCGCGGCACCGAATGTTTTATTATCTCATAATATTCTTCAAAACCAAAAATTCACAGCGTTTCCAGGAAGTGTTCCGACAGATGAAAAATACACGGGAAACAGATTAGAACTTTCTGATAAAATTTTAACTAGTATAGGTCCAGGCTCTGCATTCGAATTTTCTTTAAAAATTGTAGAACTTCTGTCGGGACTCGAAAAAAGAAAAGAAGTGGAAAAGAATCTACATCTTCCTTTGTAA
- a CDS encoding SIR2 family NAD-dependent protein deacylase yields the protein MQISSQLIEKFKNSKNILALTGAGISAESGVPTFRGKEGLWKEYRAEELATPQAFQRDPRLVWEWYLWRIELISNKSPNPAHFALAELEKKRSDFYLITQNVDGLHKKSGSERIIEIHGNIFRNKCTRCSKTYDSDPSELKNSTECRNCKSLVRPDVLWFGESYDTDLLNQAVYLAEKSEIVFVIGSSGAVGIPVELARIAKENGAFVIEINIDPSGYSRYSDLFLQGKAGEILPELIPYFV from the coding sequence ATGCAAATATCCTCCCAATTAATCGAGAAGTTCAAAAATTCCAAAAACATCCTAGCGCTTACGGGAGCCGGAATTTCCGCTGAAAGTGGAGTTCCTACATTCAGAGGAAAAGAAGGTCTTTGGAAAGAATACAGAGCGGAAGAACTCGCAACTCCTCAGGCATTCCAGCGAGATCCTAGACTAGTTTGGGAATGGTATCTCTGGAGAATAGAACTGATCTCTAACAAGTCTCCGAATCCTGCACATTTTGCATTGGCGGAATTGGAAAAGAAAAGATCCGATTTTTATCTAATCACTCAAAATGTAGACGGCCTTCATAAAAAATCAGGTTCTGAAAGGATCATCGAGATACATGGAAATATTTTTAGGAATAAATGTACTCGTTGCAGTAAAACGTATGATTCGGATCCTTCTGAACTTAAAAATTCTACCGAATGTCGGAACTGCAAAAGTTTGGTCAGACCGGATGTTTTATGGTTTGGAGAATCATATGACACCGATCTCCTAAATCAAGCGGTCTACCTTGCAGAAAAATCGGAGATCGTTTTTGTGATAGGTTCTTCCGGAGCTGTGGGAATTCCGGTGGAACTTGCCAGGATTGCAAAAGAAAACGGAGCATTCGTTATCGAGATCAATATTGATCCAAGCGGTTACAGCAGATATTCAGACCTTTTCTTACAAGGAAAAGCGGGAGAAATTCTCCCGGAATTGATTCCTTATTTTGTATGA
- a CDS encoding DUF1574 domain-containing protein, protein MKKNTFLLLPLLVLLISLGLDRLFTLEFFQYYYSNTLSHLNFISKEDLYSDLKEYLKKDPASRKKIIVFFGNSRALLLPNRELEKRHPDWILYNFSVPGGSPDYFLYWIERFKSDGTRPDFVLLDQSLEIYNKTPVLALDEVLIHGLSSEFILRHWTKYSREELSVFISKHLFHTYRDRPKLWRISERMQNSSALAKVYKAAVQEILTALKEERGSTPRELVNQKHTDEQLVQASETDFSSYLKPYTFHTNMFEMQRDSIRILKEYNVPYATIWVKVARPYFNLYMTRKVETSEGLKTPMEVWKPIVEKFNQETGTAFWNMNEDPNCNCEEFADPGHMSPNCFPVFGDYIFKKLEETFPKTHTK, encoded by the coding sequence ATGAAAAAGAATACATTTTTACTTCTTCCTCTACTTGTTCTTTTGATCTCTTTGGGATTGGATCGCCTGTTCACCTTAGAGTTTTTTCAATATTATTATTCAAATACATTATCTCATCTGAATTTTATTAGCAAAGAAGATCTATATTCGGATCTCAAAGAATATCTGAAGAAGGACCCAGCTTCTCGAAAAAAAATAATCGTCTTTTTCGGAAATTCCAGAGCACTTTTACTTCCCAATAGGGAATTGGAAAAAAGACATCCGGACTGGATACTTTATAATTTTTCAGTTCCGGGTGGATCTCCTGATTATTTCTTATACTGGATAGAAAGATTTAAATCGGATGGTACAAGACCGGATTTTGTACTTTTAGATCAATCATTAGAAATATATAATAAAACTCCTGTTCTTGCTTTAGATGAGGTCCTAATTCACGGGCTTTCCTCTGAATTTATATTGAGACATTGGACTAAGTATTCTAGGGAAGAATTATCCGTATTTATCTCTAAACATCTATTTCATACCTATCGGGACAGGCCTAAGTTATGGAGAATTTCGGAAAGAATGCAAAATTCTTCCGCTTTAGCAAAAGTGTATAAAGCGGCGGTCCAAGAAATACTTACCGCATTAAAAGAAGAAAGGGGAAGTACTCCGAGAGAATTAGTTAACCAAAAACATACGGATGAACAACTAGTTCAGGCTTCCGAGACGGATTTTTCCTCTTATCTAAAACCTTATACATTTCATACAAATATGTTCGAAATGCAAAGGGATTCCATTCGTATATTGAAAGAATATAATGTTCCTTATGCCACTATTTGGGTGAAGGTGGCTCGGCCTTATTTTAATCTATATATGACTAGAAAGGTCGAAACTTCGGAAGGCCTTAAAACTCCAATGGAAGTTTGGAAACCTATCGTAGAGAAGTTTAACCAAGAAACTGGAACTGCATTTTGGAATATGAACGAAGATCCTAATTGTAATTGCGAAGAATTTGCAGACCCAGGTCATATGTCCCCGAATTGTTTCCCTGTATTCGGAGATTATATCTTTAAAAAGTTAGAAGAAACTTTTCCAAAAACTCATACAAAATAA
- a CDS encoding MBOAT family O-acyltransferase, translating into MLYNSILFFVFFSIVYSIYWLLPERKRSDFLLISSGIFYIVASSTILSGIYFFLHFLIIVLFNYFAYFKIKTSSKPKAWMIFAVLLNAINLGFFKYFYFMNRILFDLTKYPFFDEVPRILQISLPLAVSFYSFQMIAAAVDAYRKPEGVLISLKQYLGFVIFFPVLIVGPILRTKDYFINIGHLSPDKDKIVRASYLMISGLIKKILIADPVAGVIAPVFGSPGQYDNLSLVLAAFGYAIQVYCDFSGLTDMARAVGLYFGFELPENFNAPLFSPSGRELWQRWHMSLSFWLRDYIYFPLGGSKKGEWRTYLNLIITMTVGGVWHGADYTFIAWGFYWGVILAFERFLVGKFGWNDEDSKSKILNFLRIQFVFCLFSFSAILFRANSATKMVQHVVGIATNTQNYLSTSLQSLGFGWIENSISLVTGPSPFILESMKNIEKIGYSYLGFIVFHWIQSRKDLLLQWGRGKDWLVVACGVVTVFAIALLSEDSGACIYCQF; encoded by the coding sequence GTGCTCTACAATTCGATCTTATTTTTCGTTTTTTTCTCAATCGTTTATTCTATCTATTGGCTTCTTCCTGAAAGGAAAAGATCCGATTTTTTACTCATTTCCAGTGGGATCTTTTATATAGTAGCTTCTTCCACTATTCTAAGTGGTATTTACTTTTTTCTCCATTTCTTAATCATAGTTTTATTCAATTATTTCGCTTATTTTAAGATCAAAACTTCCTCGAAGCCTAAGGCTTGGATGATTTTTGCCGTTCTACTGAATGCGATCAATTTGGGGTTCTTTAAGTATTTCTATTTTATGAATAGGATACTTTTTGATCTTACTAAATATCCTTTCTTTGACGAAGTTCCTAGAATATTGCAGATCTCTCTTCCTTTAGCAGTGAGCTTTTATAGTTTTCAAATGATCGCTGCAGCCGTAGACGCTTATAGAAAACCGGAAGGAGTATTGATCAGTCTTAAACAATATCTTGGTTTTGTAATATTCTTTCCTGTGTTGATCGTGGGACCGATCCTAAGGACCAAGGATTATTTTATAAATATAGGACATTTGAGTCCTGATAAGGATAAGATCGTACGTGCCTCTTATCTAATGATCTCAGGTTTGATCAAAAAAATACTGATCGCGGATCCTGTGGCAGGAGTGATTGCTCCTGTTTTTGGAAGTCCGGGACAATATGACAATCTTTCACTTGTACTAGCAGCATTCGGATATGCGATCCAAGTATATTGTGATTTTTCAGGGTTAACGGATATGGCAAGAGCAGTCGGGCTATATTTCGGATTTGAACTTCCTGAAAATTTCAATGCACCTTTATTTTCTCCTTCCGGAAGAGAGTTATGGCAGAGATGGCATATGAGTCTTTCTTTCTGGCTTAGGGATTATATTTATTTTCCTTTGGGCGGAAGTAAAAAGGGAGAATGGCGCACTTATCTAAATCTGATCATCACTATGACTGTTGGTGGTGTTTGGCATGGAGCGGATTATACGTTTATCGCTTGGGGATTCTATTGGGGAGTCATACTTGCGTTCGAAAGATTTTTAGTCGGTAAGTTCGGCTGGAACGATGAAGATTCCAAAAGTAAAATTCTCAATTTCTTACGGATACAATTCGTATTTTGTTTATTCTCTTTCAGTGCGATCTTGTTCAGGGCAAACTCCGCAACTAAAATGGTCCAACATGTTGTGGGAATAGCGACTAATACACAAAATTATCTTTCTACATCTTTGCAATCTTTAGGTTTTGGTTGGATAGAAAATTCGATTTCTTTGGTAACCGGGCCTTCTCCTTTTATCTTAGAATCCATGAAGAATATTGAAAAAATCGGATATTCTTATTTAGGATTTATAGTATTCCATTGGATACAATCCAGAAAGGATCTATTATTACAGTGGGGAAGAGGAAAAGATTGGCTGGTTGTTGCTTGCGGAGTGGTCACAGTATTCGCAATTGCCTTATTATCGGAGGACTCCGGAGCCTGTATCTATTGCCAGTTCTAG
- a CDS encoding NYN domain-containing protein, which produces MHLVVDGFNLIYKIPELEEYMYSNRLRDARVGLLRILESYSSKLKSSKVHVFFDGKKEKGNETKEDSYGKIRVYFSQDRKADDLIKEYIKFAPRPADLFVVTSDQEILAFAKRLGTKPILSEEFVKKIESALAEKPTREEKDSGAKLSPGEILYWKELFKKGK; this is translated from the coding sequence ATGCATTTAGTCGTAGACGGTTTCAACCTGATTTACAAAATTCCTGAATTGGAAGAGTATATGTATTCCAATCGTTTGAGGGATGCCAGAGTAGGCCTCTTGAGAATTTTGGAATCTTATTCTTCAAAACTGAAAAGTTCTAAGGTCCATGTTTTCTTCGATGGTAAAAAAGAGAAAGGGAACGAAACCAAAGAAGATTCGTACGGAAAAATACGCGTTTATTTCAGCCAGGACCGAAAGGCGGACGATTTGATCAAGGAATATATCAAATTTGCTCCAAGGCCTGCGGATCTGTTCGTAGTAACTTCCGATCAGGAAATTTTGGCTTTTGCAAAAAGACTAGGAACAAAACCTATACTATCCGAAGAGTTCGTAAAAAAAATAGAAAGCGCCTTAGCGGAAAAACCGACTCGGGAAGAAAAGGACTCGGGCGCAAAACTTTCTCCGGGAGAGATTCTCTACTGGAAGGAACTATTCAAGAAGGGAAAGTAA